In Desulfurellaceae bacterium, the genomic window GAAGAGGCCAAGAAAGTCTTGAAGCGCAGAAAGATCGAGTTTGCCGAGTTTACCCCTCCGCCCAGCTTCGGCGGCGGCCCGGTTCTGTTTCTCAAGGACCCGGATGGCAACGCGGTTGAGCTGCGGACCGACCCCTAAGCCCTGGCTCTGTCACGAGCCGTAAACCGTTGTCTCGGAGGGAGCTGTCCCAGGTGTGGAAAGCTCCCTTATTTGTCTTTTTCGCGCGTGTCGCGCAGGCCAAGGAGGCTGGTTATGCGGATTGAAATTCATCCCAAGCCGGACGGCATGCAACACATCAACCTGATGTTCTGCGAAGACAGCCCGGATCCGGAAGACATCTGGGTTGCTGACCGCATCCGAGAGTTCCCGGTTCCGCCCAAACGTACCCTGGAGTGGGAACGCGAGGGCCGCCAGTATACGGTCTTACAGTTCGGGCAGTGCGTGATCGGCCAGGTAATGTTCGACATTGAAAAACATAAGGGCATTGTCGATCAGATCCGCCAGGCGTGCAGCCAAGAGATTGACCAGCTGACAGACGGCGAGGTCGACACGACGGTCATCCTGCGGCTCATTTCCGACACCGCGCTGGCCTTCCACCGCCAGGCCAAGTTCGGCATCGGCAGTGACGGCGAGGTGGGCATTACGCTCGACACCCCAAAAGTGCGCCAGCACCTGCGCCGGGCGATACAGGAAGAAGTCGGCGAACGGGCGGCTTCGCCCGAATAGGGACATGGCGGGCGTTGCGGGCAAGACGGCGTTGCTGACCGGAGCCGGCTCGGGCATTGGTCGAGCGACCGCAGTCGCGCTGGCCAAGGGCGGGGCCGATGTCGTGGTGTGCGATATCAATAGCGCCGGCGCCGAAGAAACCGCCCAGGCGCTCGTCGACCTGGGGCGTAAGGCGCTGGCCGTGCGCCTCGACGTGACCCAGTTGGACGCGGTGCAGCGGGCGGTCGCCCAGGCCGAGGCCGAGTGCGGGCCCCTGGACATCGTGTTCAGCAATGCCGGCATTGGCGAACAGGTCGCCTTTACCGACATGACCGAGGCGCAGTGGGACCGCATGTTCGGGGTGCATTTGAATGGCACTTACAACTGTTTCCAGGCCGTGCTGCCCGGCATGCGCCGGCGAGACTGGGGACGGCTGATCAGCACGTCTTCCATGGGGGCGTTTACCGGTGGTGTCAGGCTGGCCCACTACTGTGCGGCCAAGGCTGGTATTGCCGGCCTGACGATTGCGCTGGCGAGCGAGTTGGCCCGAACCGGGATCACCGTCAATGCGGTTGCCCCGGGCGTGATCGACACCCCGATGGTGCGCCACAGTCCGCCGCGCTGGGTGGACAAGATGACCAAGACGATTCCGATGCGCAGACTGGGCAAACCCGAGGATATCGCCCATGCGGTCGTGTATCTGGTGTCTGAAGAAGCCGGTTTTGTCACCGGCCAGATCCTCAGCCCTAACGGCGGATCGTACATGAAGTGGTGCTGACATGCGGCTGGCAGGAAAAACCGCGATTGTGACCGGGGCCGGCTCGGGGCTGGGCAAGGCCACCGCCCAGCTGTTTGGCCGGGAGGGCGCCCGGCTCGGCCTGCTCGATATCAGCCAGCGACGGGCGGAAGGTGTGGCCGACGAGATCAACGCCGCCCTCCAGTATACGGTTGCGTTTGCGTGTCGGGCGGATGTGTCAAAAAAAGACGAGCTTGCGCCCGCCATCGCCCAGCTGCGCGAGAATCTCGGCCCGATCAATATCCTGGTCAACAACGCCGGCATTGCCCAGATCAAGGATTTTCTGGACATCTCCTCCGCTGAATGGCAGCGGATGCTTGACGTGCACGTCAAAGGCACCTTCCTGTGTACACAAGCGGTGATCGAAGACATGCACAGCGCCGGCTGGGGCCGGGTGATCAACACCGCCTCCGTGGCCGGCATGGAGGGCGGACCCCAAAACGCCCATTATGCTGCGGCCAAAGCCGCGATTATCGGCTTGACGCGCTCGTTGGCTCTGGAGTTCGCCCGTTCCGGCATCACCGTCAATGCGGTTGCCCCGGGCCTGATTGATAATATTTTGCAGGCAGTCGAGGGCAGGGCTCAGGGCTCGACTGTGGCGGGCAATATCTCGCAGACCACGGCCGAGCAGGTGCGGCAGTTTTTCCTGCGCCGCATTCCCATGCGCCAACTCGGCAAACCCGAAGATATCGCCCACGCCCACCTGTTCCTGGCCTCGGACGAGGCCGGTTATGTGACCGGCCAGGTACTGAGCCCCAACGGCGGATATGTGATGTAGCGCAGGAAGTAAGGAGAACACGCCTATGTTCACGGCCCCATCCAGATATTTTAACCAAGAACATGAGATATTCCGCGAGCAGGTGAGAAACTTCGTGGACAAGGAGATTGAGCCGTATATCGATCAGTGGGAGGAGGAACGGCTGTTTCCCAAATCGGTGTATCGGCGCATGGGCGAACTCGGCTTTCTCGGAGGGCGATATCTGGATGGC contains:
- a CDS encoding SDR family oxidoreductase — protein: MAGVAGKTALLTGAGSGIGRATAVALAKGGADVVVCDINSAGAEETAQALVDLGRKALAVRLDVTQLDAVQRAVAQAEAECGPLDIVFSNAGIGEQVAFTDMTEAQWDRMFGVHLNGTYNCFQAVLPGMRRRDWGRLISTSSMGAFTGGVRLAHYCAAKAGIAGLTIALASELARTGITVNAVAPGVIDTPMVRHSPPRWVDKMTKTIPMRRLGKPEDIAHAVVYLVSEEAGFVTGQILSPNGGSYMKWC
- a CDS encoding SDR family oxidoreductase, coding for MRLAGKTAIVTGAGSGLGKATAQLFGREGARLGLLDISQRRAEGVADEINAALQYTVAFACRADVSKKDELAPAIAQLRENLGPINILVNNAGIAQIKDFLDISSAEWQRMLDVHVKGTFLCTQAVIEDMHSAGWGRVINTASVAGMEGGPQNAHYAAAKAAIIGLTRSLALEFARSGITVNAVAPGLIDNILQAVEGRAQGSTVAGNISQTTAEQVRQFFLRRIPMRQLGKPEDIAHAHLFLASDEAGYVTGQVLSPNGGYVM
- a CDS encoding acyl-CoA dehydrogenase family protein; the encoded protein is MFTAPSRYFNQEHEIFREQVRNFVDKEIEPYIDQWEEERLFPKSVYRRMGELGFLGGRYLDGLGLL